taaacaattAAATAATTGTACATAACCTGTGTCTTTAAATGTCCTGACTGACTGAAGCTCTTCCCTcactggtcacagtggtacggcttctctcctgagtgaaTACGCTGGTGTCTCTTTAAATGTCCTGATCGACTGAAACTCTTAccacactggtcacagtggtacgGCTTCTCTCCCGAGTGAACACGCTGGTGTATGTCTAAGCTTCCTGACTGactgaagctcttcccacactggtcacagtggtacggcttctctcctgagtgaacaCGATGGTGTGTCTTTAAGTGTCCTAAATGACTGAAGCTCTTtccacactggtcacagtggtaaggcttctctcctgagtgaacaCGCTGGTGTATGTCTAAGCTTCCTGACTGactgaagctcttcccacactggtcacagtggtacggcttctctcctgagtgaacaCGCTGGTGTATCTCTAAATGTCCTGACTGactgaagctcttcccacactggtcacagtggtacggcttctctcctgagtgaacaCGCTGGTGTGTCTTTAAGTGTCCTGAACGactgaagctcttcccacactggtcacagtggtacgGCTTCTCTCCCGAGTGAACACGCTGGTGTGTCTTTAAGTTTCCTGAACGACTGAAGCTCTTGtcacactggtcacagtggtacggcttctctcctgagtgaacaCGCTGGTGTGTCTTTAAGTGTCCTGAACGactgaagctcttcccacactggtcacagtggtacggcttctctcctgagtgaacaCGCTGGTGTGTCTCTAAGCTTCCTGACTTACTGAAGCTCTTACCACACTGGTCACAGTAgtacggcttctctcctgagtgaacaCGCTGGTGTCTCTTCAAGTGTCCTGACTGactgaagctcttcccacactggtcacagtggtacggcttctctcctgagtgaacaCGCTGGTGTATGTCTAAGCTTCCTGACTGactgaagctcttcccacactggtcacagtagtacggcttctctcctgagtgaacaCGCTGGTGTCTCTTCAAGTGTCCTGACTGactgaagctcttcccacactggtcacagtggtacggcttctctcctgagtgaacaTGCTGGTGTCTCTCTAAGCTTCCTGAACGactgaagctcttcccacactggtcacagtggtacggcttctctcctgagtgaacGCGCTGGTGTGTCTTTAAGTGTCCTGATCGactgaagctcttcccacactggtcacagtggtacagcttctctcctgagtgaacaCGCTGGTGTCTCACTAAGCTTCCTGACTGACTGAAGCTCTTAccacactggtcacagtggtacggcttctctcctgagtgaacaCGCTGGTGTGTCTTTAAGTGTCCTGATCGactgaagctcttcccacactggtcacagtggtacagcttctctcctga
The window above is part of the Osmerus mordax isolate fOsmMor3 chromosome 1, fOsmMor3.pri, whole genome shotgun sequence genome. Proteins encoded here:
- the LOC136957765 gene encoding zinc finger protein 271-like, yielding MDTEKARHHHCDQCGKSFSHSGDLERHQHVHSGEKPYHCDQCGKSFNRSGSLERHQRVHSGEKLYHCDQCGKSFSRSGHLKTHQRVHSGEKPYHCDQCGKSFSQSGSLVRHQRVHSGEKLYHCDQCGKSFSRSGHLKTHQRVHSGEKPYHCDQCGKSFSRSGSLERHQHVHSGEKPYHCDQCGKSFSQSGHLKRHQRVHSGEKPYYCDQCGKSFSQSGSLDIHQRVHSGEKPYHCDQCGKSFSQSGHLKRHQRVHSGEKPYYCDQCGKSFSKSGSLETHQRVHSGEKPYHCDQCGKSFSRSGHLKTHQRVHSGEKPYHCDQCDKSFSRSGNLKTHQRVHSGEKPYHCDQCGKSFSRSGHLKTHQRVHSGEKPYHCDQCGKSFSQSGHLEIHQRVHSGEKPYHCDQCGKSFSQSGSLDIHQRVHSGEKPYHCDQCGKSFSHLGHLKTHHRVHSGEKPYHCDQCGKSFSQSGSLDIHQRVHSGEKPYHCDQCGKSFSRSGHLKRHQRIHSGEKPYHCDQ